In one window of Azoarcus olearius DNA:
- a CDS encoding class II aldolase/adducin family protein produces MNAAISPAVVKPANCSDEEWALRIQLAECYHLVDYFGWTETIFNHISARLPGGDNYYLVNPFGLNYTEVTPANLLKVDLQGNKVEPSPYDANPAGFALHSAIHGAREDIHCVIHTHTNAVSAVANKKAGFSHDNFYGAQLYGRVGYHTFEGITLFAEEKVRMLASLGDKHILVLRNHGVAVGEMDIAKTFFLLWTVQRAAEIQCHAGMIPGEDNPLPAEIGQKCADLTQMLIRDSGFAVKFFDAMVRKMRAERGALW; encoded by the coding sequence ATGAATGCAGCCATCAGCCCGGCGGTCGTCAAACCGGCCAACTGCAGCGACGAAGAATGGGCGCTGCGCATCCAGCTTGCCGAGTGCTACCACCTGGTGGACTACTTCGGCTGGACCGAGACCATCTTCAACCACATCTCGGCGCGTCTGCCGGGGGGCGACAACTACTACCTGGTGAACCCCTTCGGCCTCAATTACACCGAAGTCACCCCGGCCAACCTGCTCAAGGTCGACCTGCAGGGCAACAAGGTGGAGCCCTCGCCCTACGACGCCAACCCGGCCGGCTTCGCGCTGCATAGCGCCATCCACGGTGCGCGCGAGGACATCCACTGCGTGATCCACACCCACACCAACGCGGTGTCGGCAGTGGCAAACAAGAAGGCAGGCTTCTCGCACGACAACTTCTATGGTGCCCAGCTCTACGGCCGCGTCGGCTACCACACCTTCGAGGGCATCACGCTGTTCGCTGAAGAGAAGGTGCGCATGCTCGCCAGCCTGGGCGACAAGCACATCCTGGTGCTGCGCAACCACGGTGTGGCCGTTGGTGAAATGGACATCGCCAAGACCTTCTTCCTGCTGTGGACGGTGCAGCGCGCGGCCGAGATTCAGTGCCACGCCGGCATGATCCCGGGCGAGGACAATCCGCTGCCGGCCGAGATCGGCCAGAAGTGCGCCGACCTCACCCAGATGCTGATCCGCGATAGCGGCTTCGCGGTGAAGTTCTTCGACGCCATGGTGCGCAAGATGCGCGCGGAGCGCGGCGCGCTCTGGTGA
- a CDS encoding AMP-binding protein, producing the protein MNSSAHLDRFVIDNLPPAEQWPELIFERPELQFPEQLNATAELLDRALAEGHAERPAIIGKNIHWTYRQLHQQVNRLAHVLVEDMGLVPGNRVLLRGANTPWLAACWLAVWKVGGVAVGTMPLLRAKELKEILRLAEISHALCDASLAEELEYARAESPTLRHVMLFGEGGELAARMDGKPDQFDTVATAATDPALIGFTSGTTGIPKGTIHFHRDVMAMCEVFPRHCLKPTQDDVFIGTPPLAFTFGLGGLLCFPLWARASTVLLEKLAPEPLMQAIQDHQATVCFTSPTAYRQMAGLVGKYDIASLKKCVSAGEALPTDTRDKWREASGIQIHDGIGGTEMIHIYIASGPDDYRPGALGKLLPGYTGMIVDDDMNPLPPGEVGKLAIKGPTGCRYLADERQQNYVKNGWNLPGDAFHMDADGYFYYHARVDDIIVTSGYNVSSPEVEWALLAHPAVAECGVIGVPDPDRGQIIKAFVVLKPGQVGDEAMTKTLQDFVKQTVAPYKYPRAIAYVDTLPRTETGKLQRFRLKALG; encoded by the coding sequence ATGAACAGCAGCGCCCATCTCGACCGCTTCGTCATCGACAACCTGCCGCCGGCCGAACAGTGGCCGGAACTGATCTTCGAGCGGCCGGAGCTGCAGTTCCCCGAGCAGCTCAACGCCACCGCCGAACTGCTCGACCGCGCGCTCGCGGAAGGCCACGCCGAGCGTCCCGCGATCATCGGCAAGAACATCCACTGGACTTACCGCCAGCTGCACCAGCAAGTCAATCGCTTGGCCCACGTCCTGGTCGAGGACATGGGCCTGGTGCCGGGCAACCGGGTGCTGCTGCGCGGAGCCAACACGCCCTGGCTGGCCGCGTGCTGGCTGGCGGTGTGGAAGGTGGGCGGCGTCGCCGTCGGCACCATGCCGCTGCTGCGCGCGAAGGAGTTGAAGGAGATCCTGCGGCTGGCCGAGATCAGCCACGCGCTGTGCGATGCCAGCCTGGCCGAAGAGCTGGAATACGCCCGTGCCGAGAGCCCGACGCTGCGCCACGTGATGCTATTCGGCGAAGGGGGCGAACTCGCGGCCCGCATGGACGGCAAGCCGGATCAGTTCGACACCGTGGCCACCGCCGCCACCGACCCGGCCCTGATCGGTTTCACCTCCGGCACCACCGGGATTCCCAAGGGCACCATCCACTTCCACCGCGACGTGATGGCGATGTGCGAGGTCTTCCCGCGCCACTGCCTGAAGCCCACGCAGGACGACGTCTTCATCGGCACGCCGCCGCTCGCCTTCACCTTCGGCCTTGGCGGCCTGCTGTGCTTTCCGCTGTGGGCGCGCGCCAGCACCGTGCTGCTCGAAAAGCTCGCGCCCGAACCGCTGATGCAGGCGATCCAGGACCACCAGGCCACGGTCTGCTTCACCTCGCCCACCGCCTACCGTCAGATGGCGGGCCTGGTGGGCAAGTACGACATCGCCAGCCTGAAGAAGTGTGTTTCCGCCGGCGAGGCGCTGCCCACCGACACCCGCGACAAGTGGCGCGAGGCGAGCGGCATCCAGATCCACGACGGTATCGGCGGCACCGAGATGATCCACATCTACATTGCCTCCGGCCCGGACGACTACCGACCCGGCGCGCTCGGCAAGCTGCTGCCGGGCTACACCGGCATGATCGTCGATGACGACATGAACCCGCTGCCCCCGGGCGAAGTGGGCAAGCTCGCGATCAAAGGGCCGACCGGCTGCCGCTACCTCGCCGACGAGCGCCAGCAGAACTACGTGAAGAACGGCTGGAACCTGCCGGGCGACGCCTTCCACATGGATGCGGACGGCTACTTCTACTACCACGCGCGGGTGGACGACATCATCGTCACCTCCGGCTACAACGTCTCCAGCCCCGAGGTGGAATGGGCGTTGCTGGCCCACCCCGCGGTGGCCGAATGCGGCGTGATCGGCGTGCCCGACCCCGACCGCGGCCAGATCATCAAGGCCTTCGTCGTGCTCAAGCCCGGCCAGGTCGGCGACGAGGCGATGACGAAAACCCTGCAGGACTTCGTCAAGCAGACCGTGGCGCCCTACAAGTACCCGCGCGCCATCGCCTACGTCGACACCCTGCCCCGCACCGAGACCGGCAAGCTGCAGCGCTTCCGGCTGAAGGCGCTGGGGTGA
- a CDS encoding MarR family winged helix-turn-helix transcriptional regulator, producing the protein MTLEQTETPSNADPDIIDHETRATDTDHEALRVWLRLLTCTNIVESRLRNQLRTGFDSTLPRFDLMAQLDRNPEGLKMRELSRRLMVTGGNVTGLTDKLVEEGLVERRDDPRDRRAYTVHLTPEGKRLFRQMASSHENWVIELFAGLDHDEKIQLLDLLNRLKRHLTALDSGAS; encoded by the coding sequence ATGACGCTAGAACAGACCGAAACGCCGTCCAACGCCGACCCGGACATCATCGACCATGAAACCCGCGCCACCGACACGGACCACGAGGCCCTGCGGGTGTGGCTGCGGCTGCTGACCTGCACCAACATCGTCGAATCGCGCCTGCGCAACCAGTTGCGCACCGGTTTCGATTCGACGCTGCCGCGCTTCGACCTGATGGCACAGCTCGACCGCAACCCGGAAGGCCTCAAGATGCGCGAGCTGTCGCGCCGGCTGATGGTCACCGGCGGCAACGTGACCGGGCTGACCGACAAGCTGGTGGAAGAAGGGCTGGTGGAGCGCCGCGACGATCCGCGCGATCGCCGGGCCTACACGGTGCATCTCACCCCGGAAGGCAAGCGCCTGTTCCGGCAGATGGCGAGTTCGCACGAAAACTGGGTGATCGAACTGTTTGCGGGGCTCGACCACGACGAGAAGATTCAGCTGCTCGATCTGCTGAACCGCCTGAAGCGCCACCTCACCGCACTGGACAGCGGCGCCAGCTGA
- a CDS encoding S-methyl-5'-thioinosine phosphorylase — MLAIIGGSGLTQLSTLEVVRREVCRTPYGEPSGALTFGTLAGKPVVFLARHGYGHTIPPHLVNYRANIWALHQARATAVVSVASVGGIRADFAPGTLAVPDQIIDYTWGRKNTFFDGGEAPVRHIDFTHPYDEKLRRSLLAAATDAGEPIFDGGVYASMQGPRLETAAEINRLERDGADLVGMTGMPEAALARELDLPYAALNVVVNYAAGRSSSEHGIHFDSIELVLQEAMLRVRRVLEALCRAG; from the coding sequence ATGCTCGCAATCATCGGTGGTAGCGGACTGACCCAGCTTTCTACGCTGGAAGTCGTGCGTCGCGAGGTCTGTCGCACCCCCTATGGCGAGCCCTCCGGCGCACTCACTTTCGGCACGCTTGCCGGCAAGCCGGTGGTCTTTCTCGCCCGCCATGGCTACGGCCATACGATTCCGCCGCACCTGGTGAACTACCGCGCCAACATCTGGGCGCTGCATCAGGCACGGGCCACCGCGGTGGTGTCGGTCGCGTCGGTGGGCGGAATCCGCGCCGATTTCGCGCCGGGCACGCTCGCGGTGCCGGACCAGATCATCGACTACACCTGGGGCCGCAAGAACACCTTCTTCGATGGCGGCGAGGCCCCTGTCCGTCACATCGACTTCACCCACCCCTACGACGAAAAACTGCGCCGCAGCCTGCTCGCGGCGGCAACCGACGCGGGCGAACCGATCTTCGACGGCGGCGTGTACGCCAGCATGCAGGGGCCGCGGCTGGAAACCGCCGCCGAAATCAACCGCCTGGAACGCGACGGCGCCGATCTGGTGGGCATGACCGGCATGCCGGAAGCCGCCCTCGCACGCGAACTGGATCTGCCCTACGCGGCGCTGAACGTGGTGGTGAACTACGCGGCGGGACGTTCGTCCAGCGAGCACGGCATCCACTTCGACAGCATCGAACTGGTGTTGCAGGAAGCGATGCTGCGGGTGCGGCGCGTGCTGGAAGCCCTGTGCCGGGCCGGTTGA
- the typA gene encoding translational GTPase TypA, with amino-acid sequence MSRAIRNIAIIAHVDHGKTTLVDQLLRQSGTFRDNQQVAERVMDSNDIEKERGITILSKNCAIQYGETHINIVDTPGHADFGGEVERVLSMVDSVLLLVDAVEGPMPQTRFVTRKALALGLKPIVVINKIDRPGARPDWVINHTFDLFDKLGATEEQLDFPVIYASGLNGFAVENIDDERKDMRPLFDAILKHVPPPEVDADGPLQLQVCSLDYSTYMGQLGIGRIKRGRIKPNQELVVMYGDENRGKGKVSQILTFKGLERSPAESAEAGDIVLVAGIQQVNIGVTLCDPDCLEGLTPIAVDEPTLTMNFMVNSSPLAGREGKFVTSRQIRERLEKELLKNVALRVNYTGDSDVFEVSGRGELHLTILLENMRREGYELAVGRPRVVYKEIDGVKCEPYEMLTVDVEEDHQGGVMEELGRRRGELQDMQPDGKGRVRLEYRIPARGLIGFQGEFLTMTRGTGLASHVFDDYSPMAGSMAERRNGVLISQNDGEAVAYALWNLQDRGRMFVSPGEALYEGMIIGIHTRDNDLVVNPIKGKQLTNVRASGTDEAVRLIPPIALTLESAIEFIADDELVEITPKNIRLRKRHLKETDRKRAAKADAA; translated from the coding sequence ATGTCCCGCGCCATTCGCAACATCGCCATCATCGCTCACGTCGACCATGGCAAGACCACCCTGGTGGACCAGCTCCTGCGCCAGTCCGGCACCTTCCGCGATAACCAGCAAGTTGCCGAGCGGGTCATGGACTCGAACGATATCGAGAAGGAACGCGGCATCACCATCCTCTCGAAGAACTGTGCCATCCAGTATGGCGAAACCCACATCAACATCGTCGACACCCCGGGGCACGCCGACTTCGGCGGCGAAGTCGAGCGCGTGCTGTCGATGGTCGACAGCGTGCTGCTGCTGGTCGATGCGGTCGAAGGCCCGATGCCGCAGACGCGCTTCGTCACCCGCAAGGCGCTGGCGCTCGGCCTCAAGCCCATCGTCGTGATCAACAAGATCGACCGCCCGGGCGCGCGTCCGGACTGGGTGATCAACCACACCTTCGACCTCTTCGACAAGCTCGGCGCTACCGAAGAGCAGCTCGACTTCCCGGTGATCTACGCCTCCGGCCTCAACGGCTTCGCGGTCGAAAACATCGACGACGAGCGCAAGGACATGCGTCCGCTGTTCGACGCGATCCTCAAGCACGTGCCGCCGCCGGAAGTCGACGCCGATGGCCCGCTGCAGCTGCAGGTCTGTTCGCTCGACTACTCCACCTACATGGGCCAGCTCGGCATCGGCCGCATCAAGCGCGGCCGCATCAAGCCCAACCAGGAACTGGTGGTGATGTATGGCGATGAGAACCGCGGCAAGGGCAAGGTCAGCCAGATCCTCACCTTCAAGGGCCTGGAGCGCTCCCCCGCCGAATCCGCCGAGGCCGGCGACATCGTGCTCGTGGCGGGTATCCAGCAGGTCAACATCGGCGTGACGCTGTGCGACCCCGACTGTCTCGAGGGCCTGACCCCGATCGCGGTGGACGAGCCGACGCTGACCATGAACTTCATGGTCAACAGCTCGCCGCTCGCCGGCCGCGAAGGCAAGTTCGTCACCAGCCGCCAGATCCGCGAGCGCCTGGAAAAGGAACTGCTGAAGAACGTGGCGCTGCGGGTGAACTACACCGGCGACTCCGACGTGTTCGAAGTCTCCGGGCGTGGCGAACTGCACCTCACCATCCTGCTGGAAAACATGCGCCGCGAAGGCTATGAGCTGGCGGTGGGCCGTCCGCGCGTGGTGTACAAGGAAATCGACGGCGTGAAGTGCGAGCCGTACGAAATGCTGACGGTGGACGTGGAAGAAGACCACCAGGGCGGCGTGATGGAAGAACTCGGCCGCCGCCGCGGCGAGCTGCAGGACATGCAGCCGGACGGCAAGGGGCGCGTGCGTCTGGAATACCGCATCCCGGCCCGCGGCCTGATCGGCTTCCAGGGCGAATTCCTCACCATGACGCGCGGCACCGGCCTCGCCTCCCACGTGTTCGACGACTACAGCCCGATGGCCGGCTCGATGGCCGAGCGCCGCAACGGCGTGCTGATCTCGCAGAACGATGGCGAAGCCGTGGCCTACGCGCTGTGGAACCTGCAGGACCGCGGCCGCATGTTCGTGAGCCCGGGCGAAGCGCTGTACGAAGGCATGATCATCGGCATCCACACCCGCGACAACGACCTCGTCGTGAACCCGATCAAGGGCAAGCAGCTCACCAACGTGCGCGCCTCGGGTACCGACGAAGCGGTGCGCCTGATCCCGCCGATCGCGCTGACGCTGGAATCCGCAATCGAGTTCATCGCCGACGACGAGCTGGTCGAGATCACGCCGAAGAACATCCGCCTGCGCAAGCGTCACCTGAAGGAAACCGACCGCAAGCGCGCGGCCAAGGC